Proteins encoded within one genomic window of Saccharopolyspora pogona:
- a CDS encoding pseudouridine synthase, with protein sequence MTSEHRSPSNSTTDPEGVRLQKVLSQAGVASRRAAEEMIVEGRIEVDGEVVTELGRRVDPTTAVVHVDGNRVMVNDDLTHLLLNKPRGILCTMSDDKGRPCIGDYLRERQGKLFHVGRLDQDTEGLLLITNDGELANRLMHPSYKVRKTYLAEVMGAIPKDLGQQLGKGVELEDGLVKVDRFKLVDMNQNRSLVEIVLHEGRNRIVRRLLKQVGYPVQRLVRTRIGEVRLTSERPGAIRPLNGQEIGSLYRAVGL encoded by the coding sequence ATGACGTCTGAGCACCGTTCCCCGTCCAACAGCACTACCGACCCCGAAGGCGTGCGGCTGCAGAAAGTGTTGTCCCAGGCCGGGGTGGCCTCGCGGCGCGCGGCCGAGGAGATGATCGTCGAGGGGCGGATCGAGGTCGACGGCGAGGTCGTCACCGAGCTGGGGCGTCGGGTCGACCCGACGACCGCGGTGGTCCACGTGGACGGCAACCGGGTGATGGTCAACGACGATCTGACGCACCTGCTGCTGAACAAGCCGCGCGGCATCCTGTGCACCATGTCGGACGACAAGGGGCGTCCGTGCATCGGTGACTACCTGCGGGAACGGCAGGGCAAGCTGTTCCACGTGGGGCGGCTGGACCAGGACACCGAGGGCCTGCTGCTGATCACCAACGACGGCGAGCTGGCGAACCGGCTGATGCACCCGTCGTACAAGGTGCGCAAGACGTACCTGGCGGAGGTGATGGGGGCGATCCCGAAGGACCTCGGGCAGCAGCTGGGCAAGGGCGTGGAGCTGGAGGACGGTCTGGTGAAGGTGGACCGGTTCAAGCTGGTCGACATGAACCAGAACCGGTCGCTGGTGGAGATCGTGCTGCACGAGGGCCGCAACCGCATTGTGCGGCGGCTGCTCAAGCAGGTCGGCTACCCGGTGCAGCGTCTGGTGCGGACGCGGATCGGCGAGGTGCGGCTGACCAGCGAGCGCCCGGGCGCGATCCGGCCGTTGAACGGCCAGGAGATCGGCTCGCTCTACCGCGCGGTGGGTCTCTGA
- the cmk gene encoding (d)CMP kinase, which yields MHVAHARLRGVVALDGPSGTGKSTVSRKLASALGATYLDTGAMYRAATLAVLRADADPSDPAAVAGVVRAARLTVGTDPEGPEIFLDGSDVGREIRGPEVTGAVSAVSAVAEVREQLVAHQRKLIGEAMVSPGGMVVEGRDIGTVVSPDAGLKVYLTASAHARAQRRTAQDVSEGRAGDLDRTHADVQRRDALDSGRKVAPLRKADDAVELDTTDLGVVEVLAQLQKHVESRGLLVAAERTTP from the coding sequence ATGCACGTGGCACACGCCAGGCTCCGCGGTGTGGTGGCGCTCGACGGCCCTTCGGGCACCGGCAAGTCGACGGTGTCCCGCAAGTTGGCGTCCGCGTTGGGGGCTACCTACCTCGACACCGGCGCGATGTACCGCGCCGCGACGCTGGCGGTGCTGCGCGCCGATGCCGACCCGTCGGATCCGGCCGCGGTGGCAGGTGTGGTGCGCGCAGCACGGCTGACGGTGGGCACCGATCCGGAGGGCCCCGAGATCTTCCTGGACGGCTCGGACGTGGGGCGGGAGATCCGCGGGCCGGAGGTGACCGGCGCGGTGTCGGCGGTGTCGGCGGTCGCCGAGGTGCGGGAGCAGTTGGTCGCCCACCAGCGGAAGCTGATCGGCGAGGCGATGGTGTCGCCGGGCGGCATGGTCGTCGAGGGGCGCGACATCGGCACCGTGGTGTCGCCGGATGCGGGCTTGAAGGTCTACCTGACGGCATCCGCGCACGCCCGCGCGCAGCGCCGCACCGCCCAGGACGTCTCCGAGGGGCGGGCCGGTGACCTGGACCGGACCCACGCCGACGTGCAGCGCCGGGATGCGCTGGACTCCGGGCGGAAGGTGGCGCCGCTGCGCAAGGCCGACGACGCGGTGGAGCTCGACACCACGGACCTGGGCGTGGTGGAGGTGCTCGCGCAGTTGCAAAAGCACGTGGAAAGCCGTGGCCTGCTGGTCGCGGCGGAGCGGACGACGCCATGA
- a CDS encoding segregation and condensation protein A, translated as MTDPAVPAEQSSEDPGAGGRFTVRLENFEGPFDLLLQLISQRQLDVTEVALHKVTDEFIAYTKALGERWDLNETTEFLVVAATLLDLKAARLLPAAEVEDEADLALLEARDLLFARLLQYRAYKQVAALFGELEAGALRRYPRSVSVEERFANLLPEVVIGVSPQRFAEIAAAVFRPKPPPTVSLDHIHQHGVSVREHAALLRVWLAAKGSATFSELVSDCGHTVEVVARFLALLELYREKVLLFEQETPLGELVVSWVGGSVTQAQVEAEVQRASQEEEEYG; from the coding sequence GTGACAGACCCCGCGGTGCCGGCCGAGCAGTCGAGCGAGGACCCCGGCGCAGGCGGCCGGTTCACGGTGCGGCTGGAGAACTTCGAGGGCCCCTTCGACCTGCTGCTGCAGCTGATCTCGCAGCGCCAGCTGGACGTTACCGAAGTCGCGCTGCACAAGGTCACCGACGAGTTCATCGCCTACACCAAGGCGCTCGGCGAGCGGTGGGACCTGAACGAGACCACCGAGTTCCTGGTGGTCGCCGCGACGCTGTTAGACCTGAAGGCGGCCCGGCTGCTGCCGGCTGCGGAGGTCGAGGACGAGGCGGACCTGGCGCTGCTGGAGGCCCGCGACCTGCTCTTCGCGCGGCTGCTGCAGTATCGCGCGTACAAGCAGGTGGCCGCGCTGTTCGGCGAGTTGGAAGCCGGGGCGTTGCGGCGCTATCCGCGTTCGGTGTCGGTGGAGGAGCGGTTCGCGAACCTGCTGCCGGAAGTGGTGATCGGGGTTTCGCCGCAGCGGTTCGCCGAGATCGCGGCCGCGGTGTTCCGGCCGAAGCCGCCGCCGACCGTTTCGCTGGACCACATCCACCAGCACGGCGTTTCGGTCCGCGAGCACGCGGCGCTGCTGCGGGTGTGGTTGGCGGCGAAGGGCAGCGCGACGTTCTCGGAGCTGGTGTCGGACTGCGGGCACACCGTCGAGGTGGTGGCGCGGTTCCTGGCGCTGCTCGAGCTCTACCGGGAGAAGGTCCTGCTGTTCGAGCAGGAGACCCCGCTGGGCGAGCTGGTCGTGAGCTGGGTGGGCGGCAGCGTGACGCAGGCGCAGGTCGAAGCCGAGGTGCAACGCGCCAGCCAGGAAGAAGAGGAGTACGGGTGA
- the scpB gene encoding SMC-Scp complex subunit ScpB, with product MTELDPQAAAEESPTPPPAEPQEPSEAAGDSEAVETPSAPDLTSDAALDAALEALLLVVDVPAGEELLADTLEQPVARIRSALQRLSAGYAEAERGIDLRRVGDGWRFYTREKYAPYVERYLLDGQRSKLTRAALETLAVIAYRQPVARSRVAAVRGVNVDGVIRTLVGRGLIEEAGTDPETGGILYCTTELFLERLGLSSLKELPPLAPLLPEVDSIDDV from the coding sequence GTGACCGAGCTGGATCCGCAGGCCGCGGCGGAGGAGTCGCCGACCCCGCCGCCCGCTGAGCCGCAGGAGCCGTCGGAGGCCGCTGGTGACTCCGAGGCGGTGGAGACGCCGAGTGCGCCGGACCTGACCTCCGATGCCGCGCTGGATGCCGCGCTGGAGGCGTTGCTGCTCGTGGTCGACGTGCCGGCGGGCGAGGAGCTGCTGGCCGACACGCTGGAGCAGCCGGTGGCCCGGATCCGGTCCGCGCTGCAGCGGCTCTCGGCTGGTTACGCCGAGGCGGAGCGGGGCATTGACCTGCGGCGGGTCGGCGACGGCTGGCGGTTCTACACGCGGGAGAAGTACGCGCCGTACGTGGAGCGGTACCTGCTGGACGGGCAGCGTTCGAAGCTGACGCGCGCCGCGCTGGAGACCCTCGCGGTGATCGCGTACCGGCAGCCGGTGGCGCGTTCGCGGGTCGCGGCAGTACGGGGTGTGAACGTCGACGGCGTCATCCGTACCCTGGTGGGGCGCGGCCTTATCGAAGAGGCCGGAACCGACCCGGAGACGGGCGGCATCCTGTACTGCACGACCGAGCTGTTCCTGGAGCGGCTGGGGCTGTCGTCGTTGAAGGAGTTGCCGCCGCTCGCCCCCTTGTTGCCCGAAGTGGATTCGATTGATGACGTCTGA
- the der gene encoding ribosome biogenesis GTPase Der, whose translation MTDESVEGMDGTWSDEAEWAEFDDVEAAEGEEPSKPQPVLAVVGRPNVGKSTLVNRLLGRREAVVQDTPGVTRDRVAYDALWNGRRFTVVDTGGWEPDAKGLQASVAAQAELAMHTADAVLLVVDARVGATETEQAVARVLRRSKRPVLLAANKVDDQRLVSDVHSLWSLGLGEPMPVSALHGSGSGDLLDAVLEAFPETPREIFGATGGPRRVALVGKPNVGKSSLLNKLTGEERSVVHDVAGTTVDPVDSLVEFDGEVWRFIDTAGLRKRVKTASGTEYYASLRTKAAIEAAEVAIVLIDGSEPLSEQDLRVITMVVEAGRALVIAYNKWDLVDEDRRHQLEKEIDRELVRVRWAERVNVSAKTGRAVAKLAPTLRTALDSWDTRIPTGRLNGWLSELVAANPPPVRGGKQPKILFATQAQSRPPTIVLFTTGFLEAGYRRFLERKFRETFGFVGSPVRISVRVRERKAKGGRR comes from the coding sequence GTGACCGACGAGTCGGTGGAAGGCATGGACGGCACGTGGTCCGACGAGGCCGAGTGGGCTGAGTTCGACGACGTCGAAGCGGCCGAGGGCGAGGAGCCGTCGAAGCCGCAGCCGGTGCTGGCCGTGGTCGGCCGTCCCAACGTGGGCAAGTCGACACTGGTGAACCGGCTGCTGGGTCGTCGGGAAGCCGTCGTGCAGGACACCCCTGGTGTCACCCGGGACCGAGTGGCCTACGACGCGTTGTGGAACGGGCGTCGCTTCACGGTGGTCGACACCGGTGGCTGGGAGCCGGACGCGAAGGGGCTGCAGGCGTCGGTGGCCGCGCAGGCGGAACTGGCCATGCACACCGCCGACGCGGTGCTGCTGGTGGTGGACGCCCGGGTCGGTGCCACCGAGACCGAACAGGCCGTGGCCAGGGTGCTGCGCCGGTCCAAGCGGCCGGTGCTACTGGCCGCGAACAAGGTCGACGACCAGCGCCTCGTCTCGGACGTGCATTCGCTGTGGTCGCTGGGTCTGGGCGAGCCGATGCCGGTCAGCGCGCTGCACGGGAGTGGCTCCGGTGACCTGCTGGACGCCGTGCTGGAGGCGTTCCCGGAGACGCCGCGCGAGATCTTCGGCGCGACCGGTGGGCCGCGGCGGGTGGCGTTGGTCGGCAAGCCGAACGTGGGCAAGTCGAGCCTGCTCAACAAGCTGACCGGGGAAGAGCGGTCCGTGGTGCACGACGTCGCGGGCACCACGGTGGACCCGGTGGACTCGCTGGTGGAGTTCGACGGCGAGGTGTGGCGGTTCATCGACACCGCCGGGCTGCGCAAGCGCGTGAAGACCGCCAGCGGCACCGAGTACTACGCGTCGCTGCGCACCAAGGCCGCGATCGAGGCGGCCGAGGTGGCGATCGTGCTCATCGACGGTTCTGAGCCGTTGAGCGAGCAGGACCTGCGGGTGATCACCATGGTCGTGGAGGCCGGCCGGGCGTTGGTGATCGCCTACAACAAGTGGGATCTGGTCGACGAGGACCGCCGCCACCAGTTGGAGAAGGAGATCGACCGCGAGCTGGTGCGGGTGCGGTGGGCCGAGCGGGTCAACGTGTCGGCGAAGACCGGTCGCGCGGTGGCGAAGCTGGCCCCGACGCTGCGCACGGCGCTGGATTCGTGGGACACCCGGATCCCCACCGGCCGGTTGAACGGTTGGCTTTCCGAGCTGGTCGCGGCCAACCCGCCGCCGGTGCGGGGCGGCAAGCAGCCGAAGATCCTGTTCGCCACGCAGGCGCAGTCGCGGCCGCCGACGATCGTGCTGTTCACCACCGGGTTCCTGGAGGCCGGGTACCGGCGGTTCCTGGAGCGCAAGTTCCGGGAGACGTTCGGGTTCGTGGGTAGCCCGGTGCGGATCTCGGTGCGGGTTCGGGAGCGGAAGGCCAAGGGCGGGCGCCGCTGA
- a CDS encoding sensor histidine kinase yields MRWSRFGVEALVVGIPAAAVLAAPDPFSYATVSGLVASALLPLRRWPRIAVLLCMPALAGGLGWAPTVVALYALGRSQPRIRLLVGWVLLTAAVAVAPVMIMQSLGVGSIILTVAFVLLAAGAPTALGALVALREQLADSLRKLEAATEAELQAKAETARAEERARIAREIHDAVGHHVTLIAIESAALAATTEDPGAQDTAGRLRGLAKQALDEMRATLGLGTPGQQAGLSTIPELVTRARAAGVDVELSSEISDPHAVPPAVERAAYRVVQEALTNASKHAPGAGIKVRLAFRAGSLHVAVTNGAPDRQGPAVEIGSGGSGLAGLAERVQMAGGWLAAGSSEDGGFELVAVLPQQR; encoded by the coding sequence GTGCGCTGGTCCAGGTTTGGCGTCGAGGCGCTGGTCGTCGGGATTCCGGCGGCCGCCGTGCTGGCCGCGCCCGACCCGTTCAGTTATGCGACGGTGTCCGGTTTGGTGGCTTCGGCGCTGCTGCCGTTGCGGCGGTGGCCGCGGATCGCGGTGCTGCTGTGCATGCCGGCGTTGGCCGGTGGTTTGGGTTGGGCGCCGACGGTCGTGGCGTTGTACGCGTTGGGGCGCTCGCAGCCGCGGATCCGGTTGTTGGTCGGCTGGGTGTTGCTGACCGCGGCGGTCGCCGTGGCGCCGGTGATGATCATGCAGTCGCTGGGGGTCGGGTCGATCATCCTGACCGTGGCGTTCGTGCTGCTGGCGGCAGGCGCGCCGACGGCGTTGGGGGCGCTGGTGGCGTTGCGGGAGCAGCTGGCCGACAGCCTGCGGAAGCTGGAGGCGGCCACGGAGGCGGAGCTGCAGGCGAAGGCCGAGACGGCGCGCGCGGAGGAGCGGGCCCGGATCGCGCGGGAGATCCACGACGCGGTGGGGCATCACGTGACCTTGATCGCGATCGAGTCGGCGGCGTTGGCGGCCACCACCGAGGATCCCGGTGCGCAGGACACCGCCGGGCGGCTGCGCGGGCTGGCGAAGCAGGCGCTGGACGAGATGCGTGCGACGTTGGGGCTCGGCACGCCCGGGCAGCAGGCCGGGTTGAGCACGATCCCGGAGCTGGTCACGCGGGCACGCGCCGCCGGTGTGGATGTGGAGCTTTCCTCCGAGATCAGCGACCCGCACGCGGTGCCGCCTGCGGTGGAGCGCGCGGCTTACCGGGTGGTCCAGGAGGCGTTGACGAACGCTTCCAAGCACGCGCCCGGTGCCGGCATCAAGGTGCGGCTGGCGTTCCGTGCGGGCTCGCTGCACGTCGCCGTCACCAACGGCGCCCCCGACCGGCAGGGACCGGCCGTCGAGATCGGCAGCGGCGGGTCCGGGCTGGCCGGCCTGGCGGAGCGGGTGCAGATGGCAGGTGGGTGGCTGGCCGCCGGGTCGTCGGAGGACGGTGGCTTCGAGCTGGTGGCCGTCCTGCCGCAGCAGCGTTGA
- a CDS encoding cation:proton antiporter regulatory subunit, with amino-acid sequence MDVTVTPLPGLGTQQDFTTRSGHRIGVITYRDGRFELIVSDHEDPDKVAASVALTTAETSTLANLLGAPQLVALLNEQQSEVAGITTWQLSVAPGSPYAGRTLGDTEMRTRTSVSIVAVVRDGTAHPSPRPDFQFSAGDLVVVVGTAKGLRAASEILEKG; translated from the coding sequence GTGGATGTAACTGTGACCCCCTTGCCAGGGCTCGGCACGCAGCAAGACTTCACCACCCGATCCGGCCACCGCATCGGCGTGATCACCTACCGGGACGGCCGGTTCGAGCTGATCGTCTCCGACCACGAGGACCCGGACAAGGTGGCCGCATCGGTCGCCCTGACCACCGCCGAGACCAGCACGCTGGCCAACCTGCTGGGCGCCCCGCAGCTGGTCGCCCTGCTCAACGAGCAGCAGAGCGAGGTCGCCGGGATCACCACCTGGCAGCTGTCCGTCGCCCCGGGCTCCCCCTACGCCGGCCGAACCCTCGGCGACACGGAGATGCGAACCCGCACCTCCGTGTCGATCGTCGCAGTCGTCCGGGACGGCACCGCGCACCCCTCACCGCGGCCGGACTTCCAGTTCTCCGCCGGCGACCTGGTGGTGGTCGTGGGCACCGCGAAGGGGCTGCGCGCAGCCAGCGAAATCCTCGAAAAGGGCTGA
- a CDS encoding response regulator yields the protein MRAEDGGGPIRVVLADDEAMLRRGLRVLLEGDGSIRVVAEAGNGDELLAAVRAYRVDVALIDVQMPGKDGLTALRDLATLANPPASAVLTTFDLDDYVADALRFGAHGFLLKDAEPAVLVRAVHDLAAGGAVLDPRITARLLPRFRSLSGNTHETQLVRGLSGRERQVLQLLADGRSNADIGVRLGLTEATIKSYVSTVLSKLGAQNRVQAALIAQRVAGGFR from the coding sequence GTGCGGGCTGAGGACGGCGGGGGGCCGATCCGCGTTGTGCTTGCCGATGACGAGGCGATGCTGCGGCGTGGCCTGCGGGTGTTGTTGGAGGGTGACGGTTCGATCAGGGTGGTCGCGGAGGCGGGCAACGGGGACGAGTTGCTGGCCGCGGTGCGCGCGTACCGCGTCGACGTCGCCCTCATCGACGTGCAGATGCCCGGCAAGGACGGGCTGACGGCGTTGCGGGACTTGGCGACGCTGGCGAATCCGCCGGCGTCGGCGGTGTTGACGACGTTCGACCTGGACGACTACGTGGCCGATGCCTTGCGGTTCGGGGCGCACGGGTTTCTGCTCAAGGACGCGGAGCCCGCGGTGCTGGTTCGGGCGGTGCACGATCTGGCGGCCGGTGGGGCGGTGCTGGATCCGCGGATCACCGCGCGGTTGTTGCCGAGGTTCCGCAGCCTGTCCGGCAACACGCACGAGACGCAGCTGGTGCGGGGGTTGTCCGGGCGGGAGCGGCAGGTGCTCCAGTTGCTGGCGGATGGTCGGTCCAACGCCGACATCGGGGTCCGGCTCGGGCTGACCGAGGCGACGATCAAGAGCTACGTGTCGACGGTGTTGAGCAAGCTCGGCGCGCAGAACCGGGTGCAGGCCGCGTTGATCGCGCAGCGCGTGGCGGGCGGCTTCCGGTGA
- a CDS encoding lysophospholipid acyltransferase family protein: protein MSDETLPEGASGGMHRFGQWISRRIVRLPYRVRIHGAERIPPTGPVVLVANHSSMMDGPLLVGMIPRNAVFLIKQEMFRGALGWFLRRIGQIGVRRGEPDRTPLLAAVRVLRAGGLVGVFPEGTRGEGDVTNAQHGAAWLARASEALVLPVACRGTRRPDGSGRRLLPRIDVLFGEPIALPAGKGRAGLVVATEAVRTELVELIAELDRLVADQSQDYSRGKRA from the coding sequence ATGAGCGACGAGACCCTGCCTGAGGGCGCGTCCGGTGGAATGCACCGGTTCGGCCAGTGGATTTCGCGGCGGATCGTGCGGCTGCCGTACCGGGTGCGGATCCACGGCGCGGAGCGGATCCCGCCCACCGGCCCGGTGGTGCTGGTGGCCAACCACAGTTCGATGATGGACGGGCCGCTGCTGGTCGGAATGATCCCGCGCAACGCGGTGTTCCTGATCAAGCAGGAGATGTTCCGCGGTGCGCTGGGCTGGTTCCTGCGCCGCATCGGGCAGATCGGGGTGCGCCGCGGTGAGCCGGACCGCACCCCGCTGCTGGCGGCGGTGCGGGTGCTGCGGGCCGGTGGTCTCGTCGGGGTGTTCCCGGAGGGGACCCGGGGCGAGGGCGATGTGACCAACGCGCAGCACGGGGCGGCGTGGTTGGCGCGGGCGTCGGAGGCGCTGGTCCTGCCGGTGGCCTGCCGGGGCACGCGCCGCCCGGACGGCTCGGGCCGTAGGCTGCTACCCAGGATTGACGTGTTGTTCGGGGAACCGATCGCGCTGCCAGCAGGCAAGGGCCGCGCCGGGCTGGTCGTGGCGACCGAGGCGGTGCGCACCGAACTGGTCGAGCTGATCGCCGAGTTGGATCGGCTGGTCGCGGACCAGAGCCAAGACTATTCGAGAGGGAAACGAGCGTGA
- a CDS encoding S9 family peptidase — protein sequence MPSASFPRRSARTQGFTLGAPRTFTAGASVLFLRSAGGTDRSNALWALDTETGQERMLADPGALRTDDEVSPEEQARRERARERALGITGYATDRDGHLAAFTISGRLFVVDVATGDARELPAQQPVADPRPGPDGNRVAYLSRGQLRVIDVDGSGDRALAEPDGADITWGAAEFIAAEEMDRHRGYWWSPDGSRLLAARVDESPVQHLYIADPSAPLSKPTAMRYPAAGTANADVSLAVFDLDGNRVNVDWDRQAFPYLVTAHWSRHGRPLIAVETRDQRTQLVLAFDPATGRTTEVHRDTDPHWVEIKPGWPAWTPNGDLVRISADDGAYRLVVGDQPWTTAPLQVRAVLDIGDEDILISASEQDPTQLHLYRVTADGARQVTDRPGVHIGTRSGDVLVVATSTLDEPRTRVRVHRGEQEIAEIGNQADDPEMKLNVELLRLGDRELCSALLLPGGYDPADGPLPVLLDPYGGPHAQRVLSRQQGYLTSQWFADQGFAVLVTDGRGTGGRGPEWDRAVAGDLAGPPLQDQVDALHAAAGQHPELDLGRVAIRGWSFGGYLAALAVLRRPDVFHAAVVGAGVVDWRLYDTHYTERYLGDPNEVPDVYLKNSLLADAGNLERPMLIVHGTVDDNVVLAHALRLSAALTAWARPHNVLPLPGVSHLPTEETTTENLLLLQVDFLRKSLAR from the coding sequence ATGCCGTCAGCGTCGTTCCCCCGCCGCAGTGCCCGCACCCAGGGCTTCACCCTGGGCGCGCCGCGGACCTTCACCGCCGGTGCCTCCGTGCTCTTCCTACGCTCAGCGGGCGGCACCGATCGCAGCAACGCCCTGTGGGCCCTCGACACCGAGACCGGCCAGGAGCGGATGCTCGCCGACCCGGGCGCGCTCCGCACCGACGACGAGGTCTCGCCCGAGGAGCAGGCCCGCCGGGAACGAGCCCGGGAGCGGGCCCTGGGCATCACCGGTTACGCCACCGACCGCGACGGGCACCTCGCCGCCTTCACCATCTCGGGTCGGCTGTTCGTGGTCGACGTCGCGACCGGCGACGCCCGCGAACTGCCGGCGCAGCAGCCGGTGGCCGACCCCAGGCCCGGCCCCGACGGGAACCGGGTGGCCTACCTCTCCCGCGGCCAGCTGCGGGTGATCGATGTGGACGGTTCCGGCGACCGAGCCCTGGCCGAACCGGACGGCGCCGACATCACCTGGGGCGCGGCGGAGTTCATCGCCGCCGAGGAAATGGACCGCCACCGCGGCTACTGGTGGTCCCCGGACGGTTCGCGGCTGCTGGCGGCCCGCGTGGACGAATCCCCGGTGCAGCACCTGTACATCGCCGACCCGTCCGCCCCGCTGAGCAAGCCGACGGCCATGCGGTACCCGGCCGCCGGCACCGCCAACGCGGACGTGTCCCTGGCCGTCTTCGACCTCGACGGCAACCGGGTGAACGTCGACTGGGACCGCCAGGCCTTCCCGTACCTCGTCACCGCGCACTGGTCCCGGCACGGCCGGCCGCTGATCGCCGTGGAAACCCGCGACCAGCGCACCCAACTCGTCCTCGCCTTCGACCCGGCCACCGGCCGGACCACCGAGGTACACCGCGACACAGACCCGCACTGGGTGGAGATCAAACCCGGCTGGCCCGCCTGGACCCCGAACGGCGACCTGGTGCGCATCAGCGCGGACGACGGCGCGTACCGGCTGGTCGTCGGCGATCAACCCTGGACCACCGCGCCCCTGCAGGTGCGGGCCGTCCTCGACATCGGGGACGAGGACATCCTGATCTCCGCCTCGGAGCAGGACCCGACCCAGCTGCACCTCTACCGCGTCACCGCCGACGGTGCCCGGCAGGTCACCGACCGGCCCGGTGTCCACATCGGAACCCGCTCCGGTGATGTGCTGGTCGTCGCCACGTCCACGCTGGACGAACCCCGCACCCGGGTCCGCGTGCACCGCGGTGAGCAGGAAATCGCCGAGATCGGCAACCAGGCCGACGACCCCGAGATGAAGCTCAACGTCGAACTGCTCAGGCTCGGCGACCGCGAGCTGTGCAGCGCCCTGCTGCTGCCGGGCGGCTACGACCCGGCCGACGGCCCGCTGCCCGTGCTGCTGGACCCGTACGGCGGCCCGCACGCGCAACGCGTCCTCTCCCGCCAGCAGGGCTACCTGACGTCGCAGTGGTTCGCCGACCAGGGCTTCGCGGTGCTGGTCACCGACGGCCGCGGAACGGGCGGGCGAGGCCCCGAATGGGACCGTGCCGTCGCCGGCGACCTAGCAGGCCCGCCGCTGCAGGACCAGGTCGACGCCCTGCACGCGGCCGCCGGACAACACCCCGAACTCGACCTCGGCCGGGTCGCCATCCGCGGCTGGTCCTTCGGCGGCTACCTCGCCGCGCTGGCCGTGCTGCGCCGCCCGGACGTCTTCCACGCCGCGGTCGTTGGTGCCGGGGTGGTCGACTGGCGGCTGTACGACACCCACTACACCGAGCGCTACCTGGGCGACCCCAACGAAGTCCCCGACGTCTACCTGAAGAACTCGCTGCTCGCGGACGCCGGAAACCTGGAACGCCCGATGCTGATCGTGCACGGCACCGTGGACGACAACGTCGTCCTGGCCCACGCGCTGCGGCTGTCCGCCGCGCTGACTGCGTGGGCCCGCCCGCACAACGTGCTCCCGCTACCGGGCGTCAGCCACCTGCCGACCGAGGAGACCACCACCGAGAATCTCCTGCTGCTGCAAGTGGACTTCCTGCGCAAGTCGCTGGCGCGCTGA
- a CDS encoding cation:proton antiporter, protein MHDTAISLIELGAVFFGLGILGRLAWKIGVSPIPLYLIGGLAFGTGGLIPLHGIEPFTHLASEIGVVLLLLLLGLEYSAGELVTGLRRSWLAGVIDIVLNAVPGALVALLLGWGPLGAFTMAGVTYISSSGIVAKVLGDLGRLGNRETPVILSILVFEDLAMAVYLPILTAVLAGVSFLGGLTAVGVSLVVITLVLVVALRFGKYVSALVDSPDPEVFLLRLLGAALLVAGIASELQVSAAVGSFLLGIAISGSTAANATRMLEPLRDLFAALFFVVFGLNTDPSQIPPVLPVALLLAVATCVTKVLTGWFAARMQGVGRMGRLRAGAALVARGEFSIVIAGLAVASGAVPGELAALATAYVLLMAILGPVAARVVEPVARMFLPSQAKKA, encoded by the coding sequence GTGCACGACACGGCGATCTCCCTAATAGAACTGGGTGCGGTTTTCTTCGGTCTGGGCATCCTCGGGAGACTCGCATGGAAAATCGGGGTGTCACCGATCCCGCTATACCTGATCGGCGGGCTGGCCTTCGGCACCGGCGGGCTGATCCCCCTGCATGGCATCGAACCGTTCACCCACCTCGCCTCCGAGATCGGCGTGGTCCTGCTGCTGTTACTGCTGGGCCTGGAGTACTCCGCGGGTGAACTCGTCACCGGCTTACGCCGCTCCTGGCTGGCCGGTGTCATCGACATCGTGCTGAACGCCGTACCCGGTGCGCTGGTGGCCCTGCTGCTGGGTTGGGGTCCGCTCGGCGCGTTCACCATGGCCGGCGTCACCTACATCTCCTCCTCCGGCATCGTCGCGAAGGTGCTCGGAGACCTGGGCCGGCTCGGCAACCGGGAAACGCCGGTGATCCTGTCGATCCTGGTCTTCGAGGACCTGGCGATGGCCGTCTACCTGCCGATCCTGACCGCCGTGCTGGCCGGGGTCAGCTTCCTCGGCGGCCTGACCGCGGTCGGGGTGTCGCTGGTCGTGATCACCCTGGTGCTGGTAGTCGCGCTGCGCTTCGGCAAGTACGTGTCCGCGCTGGTCGACAGCCCCGACCCGGAGGTCTTCCTGCTGCGCCTGCTGGGTGCGGCGCTGCTCGTCGCGGGGATCGCCTCGGAGCTGCAGGTCTCGGCGGCAGTCGGCTCGTTCCTGCTGGGCATCGCGATCTCCGGGTCGACCGCGGCGAACGCGACCCGCATGCTGGAGCCGCTGCGCGACCTGTTCGCCGCACTGTTCTTCGTCGTGTTCGGCCTCAACACCGACCCGAGCCAGATCCCGCCGGTGCTGCCGGTGGCGCTGCTGCTGGCGGTGGCGACCTGCGTGACGAAGGTGCTCACCGGCTGGTTCGCCGCCCGGATGCAGGGCGTCGGCCGGATGGGTCGGCTGCGGGCCGGTGCCGCGCTGGTGGCGCGCGGCGAGTTCTCCATCGTGATCGCCGGGCTGGCCGTCGCCTCCGGCGCGGTGCCGGGCGAGCTCGCCGCCCTCGCCACCGCCTACGTGCTGCTGATGGCGATCCTCGGCCCGGTCGCGGCCCGCGTCGTCGAGCCGGTGGCCCGGATGTTCCTCCCCAGCCAGGCGAAGAAGGCCTGA